A segment of the Zingiber officinale cultivar Zhangliang chromosome 8B, Zo_v1.1, whole genome shotgun sequence genome:
TCATAGCGTACATATGTTAAGACTTATAAAAGGAAGTTCCTATTCTTATTGGCCAGTCATTTTGGGATGGCATGGGCTAGACCACAATCTAATTGTCACTGATGGAATAAGTCTTCATTTATCTGCATTTTTTCTTGAGGGATTTTAATAGATTGGTGGTAAGGCAATATGTCTCAACAAACACATAGAAGCCTGTGGCAGTGATGAAAAGTTAATATCTTATACCAATATCACTCTAAAAAATGCAGATGATCAGGCATTTATATGCATAAACATGTTTTGAACGTGCATTAAAGTTTACGGGACACAACAATTGGCATACATCTTGCACGCATCTCACATAAAGGTAGTCATGCACTCAAAAGGTAAATAATATTTCGTATATAACTTTGTTTGAACACTTCGACACTGTTTTAACAAGAATACTCTCAAGTGATACCTCCATGTCGACTTATGATTGTATGGAAATATCAATATAATTGAAAATTCACATCTACAGCTGTCCATATAGGGCATTTATACAAAGACCATTATTAGGAAGCTAGCAGAAGAATTTCAGACTAAGTGGAGCCACAAGCCACACAAATGAAGGCATTAGTGTTGACAAAGGAATGTGTGCCTTGCAATGTAAAACATGATTGAAAAGCTCTATAATTGCTGTGTCAAATGGCCAGATGTTGACAAACTACCAAGAAAACATAGTTCCCACTAATCAAGTCACTGAGCTCTATTATtgcttagaagaaaaaaaaaggacagcccggtgcacgaagctccagccatgcggggtcccgggaaaagatccattgtacgcaactgtttccaagattcgaacccgtgaccttttggtcacatgacaacaactttaccgttgcgtcaaGGCTACCCTTCTATTGCTTAGAAGAAAATAGATGAAAAATGAACTGTAGCAATTAAGTTAAAAGCTGTACCTTTAGCGATGGATATCTGTATAAAATTTGAGACTGTCTCCTAAGTGAAGCAGTTCCAATAATACTTCCAGCAGGTAGCTCTGAGAGAGCATTTGCAGTTAAGCAAATGAATGCATCTCTTACATCTTCTCGGGGGAGGTTGCAAGGCAATATTGTACCATCTGGAAGGTAAGTAGGAACATCCTTCATTGAGTGCACAGCAATATCAATTTTACCCTCCAACAATGCCTCATCTATCTCTTTTGTGAATAGACCCTTGCCACCAATGTCTGCAAGCGGTTGATTGAGTATTTTATCTCCTGTTGTCTTAATGATTACTATGTCAATAGCTCCTTCCTCAGCTAGCTCTGGGTGTGTTGACATGAGTTTATCCCGGGTTTCAAAGGCTTGGGCAAGTGCTAGTGGACTGTCCTACATGGCCACGACAACTAACATTAAATACACAtctccaacaaaaaaataatggCAATTTATCAAAAGACCCATCTATATTTCCGAATTAACCAAAAGGCGTATGCTACTTTAATATTTATCAAAGGGCACATTTAATTTTGTACTTTTCCTGTTTTATCCTTCTTGCCAAATatgattttctattttctttcctctctcctaTCCATGcaatctctcttctctctcttttttgcatttctctttcctctctctcttttttttgcaTGCATGCGTAAataccagacccacgttgggtctgatatgattatatatcaggcccaacgtggacctgatatggaTATATATCAAGCCCATGTTGACGTAATATAtaatcatattaggcccaacatggTCTGATATATATTCATATCAAGCCcgcattgggcctgatatgaatcatattagacccacattgggcctgatatataTCCACATCACACCCAATGTGGGTCCACGTTGGGGTTTAGAACCGATTCTTCCTTTTTACATTTTAACATCTCTAAAGAAGTCAACATTAGCAATAGATGACACCATTGGACTCCTTGCAGTCTTAAAAATATACAGGACCTAAAATGGATCCAAACGGacatgtctaggtccatcagtgaattttggtcaaaatccattgatagAACTAGACATATCCGATTGGACCCATTTAAGGTCCTATGGATTTCTAAGATTGTAAGGAGTCCAGCGGTGTCGCCCATTGCTTATTTTGACTTTTCcgaggtgttaaaatgtaattgGGAGAATCGGCTCAAAACCTTagcatgggcctgatatgaatcttatcgcgttgggcctgatatgattttatATCAAGCACAACGTGGGTCTAACATGGGttaaaattcattgatggacctagacatgtctgattggactcatttcaagtCTTGTGGATTTTTAAGATAGCAAGAAGTTCAACGATGTCATCCATTGATTATTTCAGCTTATccggaggtgttaaaatataataaggaagaaTCGGTTATAAACTCAATGTGGGTTCACGTTgaacctgatatgattcatatcaagcccacaCTGGCCTGATATGTATTAGGTCCATATTGGGTCTGATATAGAATCGTATCAGGCACAATGTAGGTCTGATATATATCCATATCAGGCTCACATTAGGTCTGATATTTATACATGCATGCATGCAaaaagagagagaggagaggaaagagaaATGCAAAAAGAGGGAAGAAAGACAGAGCggagaggaaagagaaaaaaaggcAGCATGgctaggagaggaaagaaaatcaATTTGGCAAGAAGGGTAAAATGGGAAGAGTACAAAATTAAATGTGCCCTTTAGTAAATATTAATGTAGCATGCACTTTTGGTTAATCTAGGGTTCATTACCTAAAATGACCCGAACTGTATACCAATGTACAATATTATCCCATCTTAAAACATAACAAAGACAACCTCTAATTCAAACAATCACTTTACAATCAACAACAACCATCAACAGCTGCATAATCATGTTGATTAAGTATAATTGCAGTGTCGTGATGATGCCATGTTAGCAACTAAAACAACATACAAAGACAAAAAATTTTCAGAGTTTTACAAATCTTGAGAGATATTATATTGAGTGAAAATAAACATTCTATGGAGGCAGTCACATCTGTCACTAGCTAACAAATCAGTTCACAGGTCTATTAGGAATGTTCTTACACAAATGAGTAACGAACACCAAATTATGAGTTTGACATACCCTTATTAAGTGATCCACGAGTTAATAAAAACTAAAGCTATAAAATATAAGTATTAGCAGGATGACCAGAATAAAATAATTGAAAGAAGAGAATTTTAAGCAGTAGAACCTAAAACTTATGATTTCATAGAGAAATTTAAGCAGACTAAAGAATCACAGATTAATTTTTCATTTCATCAGACAGGATTACTTTTTTCCTTGTAGTCACTTTAACTGCAGTTGAAATGACAATTTTAGCCTTTTGTCTCTTTTGCAGGAAAAATATACCAATAATGCAAGAAGCTGACCATAAGACCAATGCTATTAACTTAAGTCACCAATGATAATTAAGCGAAAAAACATGCAATGTGACTTAATGtgataaaaagaaaaaagaaaaactaaactaaaaacgTGGAGCAGAAAACCCTAAAGCAAAATAAGCACAGATAAAGAACCGAAAAGGCAAGGCGCCCATATAAATAAACACCCTAAAAGCGTTGAGTTGAAGCAAATTCTACACCGAAAGCTTAAAAACCTACTTTTAAGATGAAATCTAACTTCTACAGCAACGGCTACACGAAAGTAAGATCTGACACCAAAAAAGATTAGAAATCGAGCTAAAAAGAGCGGGAAAATGGCATACCTTCCGCGAGTACCAATTCTTACAAGGGCAACCTGAGCCTTGGACTCCTTCTCCATAGTCACAGCTGCCCTGACGACCATGGCCCGCCTCCCGTGGGGTTTAAAGGCAGGGGAGGGGAGAAGCCTAAGAGAGTACACGGGGAGTCCTCCGGACCACAGGATCGAAGTGGCGGCGGCGGCAGGGTGAGGGTGAAGCGAGGTTGCTCTCATGTTGACCGATGACTGCTAACACCCTAATTACAGATAAAAAGGACGGCGAGAGAAGATTGAATAGACTGGGAGAAGGTCGCAAGATGCCCTCCCATCAACTCGTCAAGGATTGGATTCGGGGATTCGATGGATTGGAGAGTGAGTTGATTATGTTACAGTCTTATCCAATCACCTTCGCAATCTTGTCCGATTTATGCACAATATTGTTTTCAACTTTttggagattttttatttttgataaatccGGATGGCTAAAATCTCACCATtcagaaaataaatttatctaactaaaaaataatttaattaattaaattttattttaaaaattaaatataaaagtaGGTAAGGAACAGATATAATTGATTCATAAATATTACCTTAAAAATTAGATacaatgacaaaaaaaaattatataaaaaaactcATTCTAACAATCTAACCTACTAAAATCTAATCATTtagcattgtttttttttttattttctaggcaatttagttaattttatttttttttacaacttgtcctgctttttttttgtaaaaataataatttgagatCGGTATATCATTTCATTGAAATCTTAGGTAAAGTAATATTTATTTAGGAGTTAAATTTCTAGTAAAACTACTATAATCCCCAAGTAAACCTACGAAAACAAACTATTAACAAACTTTTAAACAAAATCTCTAATTTACATTATTAATAatgtataaaaaataaattttctaaacaaaTTATTTTCACAAATCTTGTTTAAGGAGTTATTATATATAAtactatttaatttttaataaaaaaatattttaaattaattcttatttgattaagtcctttaaaattttatatggAGTGGAGTTTTGAAAGGACCGTCCAGCATCTTTGATCATAGCATAGAGGATaaacaatatcatataaataacaaATAATCTCACAGGAAATAAatgacaaataatttttttaaagaaatgaatattctCGTGCCTACTGCCTAAAATGACTTActgaaaataagaaataaaacaaattataaataaaaaatcaattaaattaaaccactgacaaaatttcccaatttgatttttagaaaataaatttctaattttaattataaactgATAACAATTAAATAAGAAGATTTTCATGCAGTGGCATATATAATAGCTACTAAAactaaaacttgttttacttgagTGGACAAATAGGAACGAGGACAGCAATCACAAAATTATCTCGACAATAAATCATACGGGAAAACTGAAAACAAGAAAACACTTCGTCAAACTATGTTTTTCTTTCTTAGTAATATATAATACAACACACACGAACCAAGGGAAATAATAATTCAAGTCAAATTTGTACGTTAAAACAAACTCCCCTTACCCTGCAACCCCAAACTACGATCACCATGTCGTGAGGCTTTCAGCCTCAGTGAATCACAGCCGAATCACTCAACAGCAATCAACCACAGCAAAACCATTTGCGCTGCATGAAATTAAGATAGTGGTTATTGAAGCAATGAAGGGAGGGCAGTCTACCACAATCTAGTTTGGTTGAAGTTTAATGGGATCATAAGAGAAATAGGGGAAAGATCATACAGTTTTGGAAGGATGGTGATCGCCAATATCCGGCTGTAAACCTTCATTTCTTGATGGTGTTGCTGCTGCACCTGAATTACCGCCTGTCTTCTTTTCGTCTCGAGCTTTGTTAAATATGACAGTGAAACCTTCAGCAGATGCAGGATTATTCACATCCCACTCCCCGAATTTAGGAAGTGGTTGGCCCTGATCCTGATGGAGTAAAGAGAAACAATACCAAGGATGAGGCAAGTaccatattaattaaaaaaaaaaatcaacaaaaaaaaaggatGAGAGACAAATCAAGACAACAACCAAAGAATTTGACCACCATCAAAGAATTTTCgcagaacaacactaaacaaatgCACAGGAATTAGCAGTGAAGAAAAATTTACTCACAATTTAACTATACATGTGTataatataaaagcaattaaTTTAAGCTAAAATACTTGAGGATTTATCCCAGTTGAAGAAACTTATTAAGAGCCACTAAATCTATTAGTAATGTTTCTTCAAGATTTTCATGGGCGCCtaaatgttaattaaattttttgcaTTTCATACTTGTACAAGACAATAAAGGACAGAAGCTATTTTCGCGACTCAAACCCGTGACCACAAGATCACACCGCGGCAACTTTATTGTTGCGCCAAAACTCCCCTTCATTCATACAGGACAATATTCAtcaaaaaatgtaatttttttCCCTACAAATCAAAGTCTATACAAGTACATACTATGGGAAGCAGCATAACCAATTCTGATTTTTCCAACACCAGGTAGAGGTTAGTATCTGAATGTAGTTGTTATTAACATTGGTCAGGCTAACTTTTCAGTTTTCTAAAACAAAAACATTGACATTGATGAAAGTGCAGCATGTATTTATCATATAACTTACCTTTAAGAATGTTCACAAGCCAACCTTTACCATGGTACAGATAAATCCAGGTACCAGGGAGCATAGTTCTAGCAAAGATTGAGATATCATGCAGAGTCAATATCAGGTAACTTTGTTCTTGGTGCAAATATgagaactattttttttttatgcagACATGTTTTATATAAAGCTATTTGAAGATGGACAAAAGATTACGTAGCAGATAAATACCAAGAACAATGACACTAAGCTAACTAATACGAGTACAGGAAAAAGGGAGATGATCCTCCCTATATAAATTCAAATGCAAAATTTACTCCATGTCAATGACTCATCccacatctgtatctacacttagAAATATCAACAAGCTATAGCCCACATCATGAATTGAGCAATAATTCGTTTGCAAGTAGCTCAGATCATCCACAATATCATACTGGAGCAACATAGAGGTTAAATTGCAATAGCTTAATGAGTATATCTGAGTCACGGAGATAATCCAGCACAGTGAGAAACAAAACAAGTAAAGAAATGGGAGCACCCTAAAAGTGTTTGGCAGATCTGTTGTGCCGGTTATAGCatctacacaaatcagataacTAATTTTGTAGCTACAAATgtacaaagaagaagaaaaaacatcaAATCCAAATGGCATTTATCAGACTCAAAGTATTCCAGTGTCGATAAAGAGGGAGAGGGCTGACGAACGTTTTGAAGTCTCTCTATGGTACCTCATTACTAGTTCAAGAACCCAGGATATTGTCATCGATCACTCCAATAAAAGACTAGGAATACAGTGAAAAAGATTTAATTACCCTAGAACCCAGGATCCTTCATGCTTAAGCAATCAGCAAATTCCAATTTAAGGAAATTATCAACTTAACAAGAAAAATACTAGAAGTAGATATTCATAATAAATCACCTATATAATCGATTTTCATATACATCCAAGAAAAACAAAGTTCCCAAATCAATCAAATGGAAACACATCTTCAGTCCCTAGTAAACATTTTTCGCAAACACCAAATGAATTGATAGCTAagaatctctaatgatcttctcACTTGACGATCCGACAGTCAAACTCCAATCCATAAAGAAAAACAAGACCACGATCTCGGTAATCGCCGATCCCAAGAAAGAAGAAATTTCAAGGATTACTCGCTAAAAAAAGATTCTTTCagttaaaaaacaaaacaaaaccgcTGGCAAAGACGCATAAAATCTGGAAGCAAAGGAGATTGCATACAGTATCCATGATCAAAGAGAAAGGATGCCGCGAAGTATAGGAGAGCAAAGAGGGGAACCGAGAGGAACACGAAGCGACTCCTTCCCCCTTCTCTCTTTGTACGCCTCGAGACCAATCATACGTGTGATAACTGATATAAACACCAATATCATTGACCTATCTCAAATGAAGGTCCCACCGTCGCATCCGTACTCTACTCTAAGCAATTACTACGAGGGTAAACTCTTTGGGCTAGAATACAGGTGGGAGAAAAGTGCGAAGACGTCTTCAGTTGTTTTCCACCGTGGAGAGAGGCCCCGGCGCGGCTGTCGGCGGTTTATATACTGCAGCTTTCTCGCCGTTGGATCGGGAGTTCTATGCTTTAAGATTCCTACCCCCAATGAAAATCAAAACGGACTTTATCTCGACGGAGGCATGCAGCGCTTACGAGGGTCCCACTCTGTGTTCACATTGTATGGTCGACCGGTGAAGTCATGGGTAGGTGTGTTCCGGTCGAATTATTTTAGGACACCGCGCCACCCCGGCCTGTTACAGCGACTCAGCCTGTGGTAACCCTAATTTTGGTGTGGGCATGAAACGTGCAGTCAATTATCCCTTTGCACGTTTCGTTTGTATTGAAGGGGTGTATTTgagattttagaaaatatttgGACATTTTGCAAAAGCACATTAAGGAGCCTATTTACTATTTCAGAAAAGATCTGGATTTTTGCAAAATTGCATTTGAGGGGCGtatttgttattttaaaaatatctggATATACATTGATATATGGAGACCTCAAAAACAACACAATCCTTCTATTGATACAGAGATCTCAGATCTGTGCATCTCTTGGCTAGTTTAAGATCCTCTTCATCTTCATGTCAGATCTCCGGTTTCCCCCACTGTACGTGCTGTTGTCTCCACAAGATCTGTGCATCTCAATCATATGTTTTTCACCACAAATCTTCATGAGGATGCTGGTAAAACATCCTTCCTACTGGTTTTGGTCTCCTTACTTCTTATATCttcaaatgaatttttttaatatgtttaCATAGCATTTGAGGTTGAATTGAGCTGGCTATTGGATCTTGACACATTAGATATTTTAAACAAAATGATCTTTGATTTCTAATCTacaattgaattttttttcagaCATAAGACTTCAAGCCAAAAGCAAAAGAAAAGTTGTCTAATCTTTATGCTCTCATTTTCTTGAtccttcttctctcttctccatcaatCAGGATGGTGCTGACGTGAGAGATCTTGTGCCCATCAGCTCCACTCCAGCTGCACCTCTGCTTCAGTTCCCTGTGGCAGGCGTTGATATGAATCTCCTTCAGCCCCCCAGGAAGACCATTTTGTGGCAATGATTTAACTTCAGGGCATTTCTTTATGTGGAGTGTTTCCAAAGATGTGATGGATTTCAGCACTGCTGGTAAACATGTCATGTTATTGCATTCTGAGAAGCTTAAATGTCTTAGATAAGAAAGTTGTTGAAGCCATTCTTCTTGCTCTGCAGTAAAAGTCACCAAGAAGGACGAGCTCATTTCCAACCAGTGAATGAAGCCAAGACTGGCTTCTGGAATGCACTGTGCTACCCTCCATATCCGATCAGTAGTGAGCACGAGCCTTGAATCCTGCCTCTTGCATAATTTATTCTTGTCATTTGCGATTGGCGTAATCTTATCTGACAACAACAAGGCTATTTCTTTTGGTAAGGTGGGAGTGGGAATTGGTCCTCTGAGTTTGGGACAGTTTCTGATATGTAGTTTAGTTAGGCGAGGGAACAGATTGCAAGATGGCTCAATTGATGAATATGACCACTCCTTCAACTCGGGCATGTCTTCAATCTTAAGTTCTTCCAGTGATTCAAATGCCGTGCCATTGTCTCCATAGAATTGTGCACCAAGCTCTTCTAGTTCTGCCATGCTTCTCATGTGCAGAAACCGCAGAAAGGGCAGCTGCCCAAGTGAAGGTAGCAGTTTCCATCGATTACAGTGGGACAGCTCGATATACTCAAGATTTGATGTCTGCATCCAGCTCGGAGACCTGATGCCCATGTAGCGTCTAATCTTTAACTCAATGAGATTTTGATGAGGTTGGAGTCCCTCCAGGACTTCTTCATATTCCCAAGTGCTTGGGCAGCCTTGCCTGTGATAGTTCCAGTAGAGTGACAACTTCCTGAGGTGCTCTTTGTTACATAACCTGGCTTCCTGAGCATGCTTCTTGCTTCTAACATTGTCAAGGTTCTTGATGCAAATCTCTCCATGGAGCTGCCTCAGGTTACCCAATTCCTTGATCTGGAATCCACTCGACTTCCTTGCATGGAACTGCTCTAGGTCTTGTAGAAGAGTCAGTGAACCGATACCAGGTATGGCATACAATGATTCAGGACTAATTCGAAGATACCTCAGGTTAATCAGATCCCCTATGGCTGCTGGATGTGCTTTTGGTGACCAACCATAGGAATTCACACTGCTAAGCATCTTGATCTTAATCTTCAGGCCTTGCAAATGGTAAagcttgtacaaaaaatttggaAATTCAACAGCATGGCTGCTTTGAATCTCCAGGTACCTGAGGTGCACTAGGTTACCAATTGCTTCTGGCAACTGGGTCACTGGAAGATCATGGAGAACGACGATACGAAGACCTTTAAGCTGCTTTAAAACTTCCTCAAAGAGTTCAACAAATGCCGGCCGCGCCAAAGGTTTCTCTCCAAAGACAACAAGGCTTCTTAGATTCTTCATTTCATGTGCAAACTCATAGACCTTCTTCAGGTGAGTTGCATTACTAGACAGGTGGTTGACACTCCTTGGAATTTCTGAAGTTTCATTTTCGAGTTTGAAATGATCCTTGGTTGAGACAGATTCACCAACATCATGAAGCAAGTCATGAATTGCAAATCTGTTGCTCCTTCCCGCCGCATTTTGGAAAAAGAATCTGCTGGACAAATCATCTATATACTCCCCGGCTATGTCCTCCAGTCTTCTCTGACCATCTGGTTGAACAAAACCAAGGGCCATCCACATCTGGACTAAACTATCCTTTTCGAAGCAGTGGTTTTTGGGGAAGATTGAGCAGTATGCAAAGCACTGCTTCAAGTGTTTAGGGAGTTGCTCATAGCTCAATCTCAGAGCTGGCACAATGTCATATTCATTCTGATGTAATTGCCATAGTTTGCTTGCTAGAATTCTTCTCCAATGATCTTCTTCCAAGTTGGACTTCAAGGCACCTCCTACAGTCTTCGCAGCCAGTGGTGAACCACCCATCTTCCTTGCGATCTGTTGCCCAAGCTGCAATAATTTGGGGTAGTGTCCAGGattatgacaaccaaatgcaCAGTTCATAAAAAAGGGCAAGAAATCTTTATTGCCTAGACCCTCTAATTTCATACTTTCCTTTGCCTCCATCATATCTGAAATCCTCTGGTTGCGGGTGGTTATCAGAACTATGCTTCCCTGTTTGGCAGATTGGAATGACCTACTTAACATTTCCCATTTGCCACTTGCTTCATTCCAGACATCATCAAGTACGATGAGAAACCTCTTTCCCCGCAGATGCTTCATGAGAGATAATTGAATTTTTTCCAAACTGCGCAAGTTGTGAAAATTTTCCTGTCTCCTTGATGAAGCTTCTGCTAGAATCTCAATTGACATGCTTTTGAGATCAAATCGGTGTGCACACGCCCACACCTTTGTTGTGAAACGAGCCATTACTGCAGGGTCATTAAAAGCAGCCTGTGCAAGACTGGTCTTCCCAACACCTCCCACGCCAACTATAGAGATCACAGAAAAGTTTCTACTACTTGAAGAAGTTGCATCAAAGGGCTGAAGGAGAAGCTTCACTAAGCTTTCTTTCTCGTTGTCTCGGCCGAACAATTTCGTCCCAGAGATTGAAGTTGTAATCCGCCACTCAAGCGAGTCATCTGACCTCGGAGCTAAATCTGATTGCACTAGCTTGGTCAAATTGGACATTTCAGAATGAACGTTGTCCAACATTCTTGTAGCCTCTAACAAGTCATTGAGGTCTTGATCGGAGAAGCACAAGCGGTTAATCACTACTTGGGCATGCTTTGCAGCATGATTAAGAAGCCGCCACTGGAAGAAGCCATGCGCCGCCTGTGATTTGTTGCGGTTCCTGACTTTCTCCTCCATCTTTCTGTAATCGAACTTGTCAAAGATGTCATCGAGCACATAAAACTCGTTCTTCAATCTCAGGATGTAATCTGCAAATATCAGATTACTGGTCTGGCTCGCTTCTGCTGCATGTATCAAATCTTTAATCATCTTCGCCTTGCTCCCCAGTTGCTTAATCTTCTCCTCGGTGTCGTAGCTTTGGTGTTCGTATTGGTTGCCGGCATAGCTGCAGATTTTATCAGTCAGCCTACCGATGAAGGATGATGCCAGCCACTCCGCCATGTTGCTGGAACAAGGCACTGTTCTTCAGGCTGCTGAAAATCAAAAACAAAACGAAAAAAGGAGGGAAAATAGAGAGGATACTGGCGATCTGCAAACCTTTTTGAATCTAGTAGATTTTGCGATCTGTTCTTAGTAGGACGATCAGAACCACTCCAACATCTTCCTCGAACAGGACGCTGGTCATCAGCAAAAGCTAATAGTGCCTGTTTAGTTCAGTTCATTATACCTTTCTTTTTGCTGCAAATAAATTTTAAGCAATTTACTAACCTCAATTCTTCACAGGTGGCTGACGCGGCATCCAACCAACTCTTCAATAGAATAATGAAGCAAAACAAGAGAAGGAACTCGGCGAGTCGTAATCGTTTGCACGGCCTTCGTCATCCATGATGGTGCGTCAGAAAACCAGAGGAACGTTTACTGAGCGAGAGAATAGGAAAAGCAAGCTGTGGCTGCTGTATAATAATTAACTCTCAAATTGATTGAATAGAATTGACTATGTTTTTTCATAGTTATCCTGTCTTAAAGCGCTTTAAAGCTAGAAAGTTAACGATTTCGTTGATTAGATATGGATTTAGTTTCACTCTGTAAAATAAATGATATTAGTGCCAGGTTAGAAAAGAGATCTTCAATATTGACCCTCCGATATTTAAATCAATCATCATGGAGAAAAATAGAGTAACAATAGTAATAGTAAAATTTAAGAATCACGTATATCTCCGCTGATAATGGATCCTCTTTTATATAGAGTTCTGATGGATGCTTCTCGAGACATGGATACGTTCTCCCATGTATCCCATGAAATAGCCTCGTCAGGAAAGTACCtttgacatcataccttaacagggcatgcatattcTTGACGCGATAGTAGAAACTTCTGCCGTACGATCCACCTGTCGACTATGTCTCGTGTCAGCAACACTATCTCGTAAAAAGATAtcgagagatactacagtggtcCTGTAATTTGGCTGAGCGGGGTAGCTGTTCGGTCGGGATTCCACTCCGTTCAT
Coding sequences within it:
- the LOC122015750 gene encoding porphobilinogen deaminase, chloroplastic-like isoform X1, with protein sequence MRATSLHPHPAAAATSILWSGGLPVYSLRLLPSPAFKPHGRRAMVVRAAVTMEKESKAQVALVRIGTRGSPLALAQAFETRDKLMSTHPELAEEGAIDIVIIKTTGDKILNQPLADIGGKGLFTKEIDEALLEGKIDIAVHSMKDVPTYLPDGTILPCNLPREDVRDAFICLTANALSELPAGSIIGTASLRRQSQILYRYPSLKVVNFRGNVQTRLRKLNEGEVQATLLALAGLKRLNMTDKVTAILSIEDMLPAIAQGAIGIACRSNDDIMANYIASLNHNDTQFAVACERAFLETLDGSCRTPIAGYAHRDTDGYCVLRCLVSSPDGKRVLETSRKGLYALDDMVAMGKDAGEELLSRAGPSFFDW
- the LOC122017244 gene encoding protein NOI4-like, which codes for MDTDQGQPLPKFGEWDVNNPASAEGFTVIFNKARDEKKTGGNSGAAATPSRNEGLQPDIGDHHPSKTRKWFCCG